In the genome of Anomalospiza imberbis isolate Cuckoo-Finch-1a 21T00152 chromosome 27, ASM3175350v1, whole genome shotgun sequence, one region contains:
- the UQCR11 gene encoding cytochrome b-c1 complex subunit 10: MLGQLLGPRYAELLRTWTPTVVAWGGVAGVGVIWATDWKLVLQYVPYIGGKYKTED; this comes from the exons ATGTTGGGTCAGCTGCTGGGGCCGCGCTACGCGGAGCTGCTGCGCACCTG GACCCCCACCGTGGTGGCATGGGGTGGTGTGGCTGGTGTTGGTGTGATCTGGGCCACAGATTGGAAGCTGGTCTTGCAGTATGTTCCCTACATCGGCGGCAAGTACAAAACTGAAGACTGA